Proteins encoded in a region of the Streptomyces sp. NBC_01471 genome:
- the tsf gene encoding translation elongation factor Ts, whose product MANYTAADVKKLRELTGAGMMDCKKALDEADGSVDKAVEALRIKGQKGVAKREGRSAENGAVVSLIADDNTSGVLVELKCETDFVAKGDKFQAVANALAAHVAATSPADIATLLASEIEAGKTVQAYVDEANANLGEKIVLDRFAQFSGGYVTSYMHRTMPDLPPQIGVLVELDKADAELARGIAQHIAAFAPKYLDREDVPAEVVEAERRVAEETTRAEGKPEAALPKIVEGRVNGFFKDATLLGQPYALDNKKSVQKVLDEAGVTLKRFSRIKVGI is encoded by the coding sequence ATGGCGAACTACACCGCCGCTGACGTCAAGAAGCTCCGCGAGCTCACCGGCGCCGGCATGATGGACTGCAAGAAGGCGCTCGACGAGGCCGACGGCAGTGTCGACAAGGCCGTCGAGGCGCTCCGTATCAAGGGCCAGAAGGGCGTCGCCAAGCGCGAGGGCCGCTCCGCCGAGAACGGCGCCGTCGTCTCCCTCATCGCCGACGACAACACCTCCGGTGTTCTGGTCGAGCTGAAGTGCGAGACGGACTTCGTCGCCAAGGGTGACAAGTTCCAGGCTGTCGCCAACGCGCTCGCCGCGCACGTCGCCGCGACCTCCCCGGCCGACATCGCGACGCTCCTCGCGTCCGAGATCGAGGCCGGCAAGACCGTCCAGGCGTACGTGGACGAGGCCAACGCGAACCTCGGCGAGAAGATCGTCCTGGACCGCTTCGCCCAGTTCTCGGGCGGCTACGTGACCTCGTACATGCACCGCACCATGCCCGACCTGCCCCCGCAGATCGGTGTCCTGGTCGAGCTGGACAAGGCCGACGCCGAGCTCGCCCGCGGTATCGCGCAGCACATCGCCGCCTTCGCGCCGAAGTACCTGGACCGCGAGGACGTCCCGGCCGAGGTCGTGGAGGCCGAGCGCCGCGTCGCCGAGGAGACCACGCGCGCCGAGGGCAAGCCCGAGGCCGCGCTCCCGAAGATCGTCGAGGGCCGGGTCAACGGCTTCTTCAAGGACGCCACCCTCCTGGGCCAGCCGTACGCCCTGGACAACAAGAAGTCCGTCCAGAAGGTTCTGGACGAGGCCGGTGTCACCCTGAAGCGCTTCTCGCGCATCAAGGTCGGCATCTGA
- the rpsB gene encoding 30S ribosomal protein S2, producing MAVVTMRELLESGVHFGHQTRRWNPKMKRFIFTERNGIYIIDLLQSLSYIDRAYEFVKETVAHGGSIMFVGTKKQAQEAIAEQATRVGMPYVNQRWLGGMLTNFSTVYKRLQRLKELEQIDFEDVAASGLTKKELLVLSREKAKLEKTLGGIREMQKVPSAVWIVDTKKEHIAVGEARKLHIPVVAILDTNCDPDEVDYKIPGNDDAIRSVTLLTRVIADAVAEGLIARSGAATGDQKPGEKAASEPLAEWERDLLDGEKKDGAEVVQTSAETEKVADAEAAAETPAAEAPAAEAPAAEAPAAPAADAEQA from the coding sequence ATGGCCGTCGTCACGATGCGGGAGCTGCTGGAGAGCGGCGTCCACTTCGGTCACCAGACCCGTCGTTGGAACCCGAAGATGAAGCGCTTCATCTTCACGGAGCGCAACGGCATCTACATCATCGACCTGCTCCAGTCGCTGTCGTACATCGACCGCGCCTACGAGTTCGTCAAGGAGACCGTCGCCCACGGCGGCTCCATCATGTTCGTGGGTACCAAGAAGCAGGCCCAGGAAGCGATCGCCGAGCAGGCGACGCGCGTGGGCATGCCCTACGTCAACCAGCGTTGGCTCGGCGGCATGCTGACCAACTTCTCCACCGTCTACAAGCGCCTTCAGCGTCTGAAGGAGCTTGAGCAGATCGACTTCGAGGACGTGGCCGCCTCCGGCCTCACCAAGAAGGAGCTCCTGGTCCTCTCGCGCGAGAAGGCCAAGCTGGAGAAGACCCTCGGTGGTATCCGCGAGATGCAGAAGGTGCCCAGCGCCGTCTGGATCGTCGACACCAAGAAGGAGCACATCGCCGTCGGTGAGGCGCGCAAGCTCCACATCCCGGTCGTCGCGATCCTCGACACCAACTGCGACCCCGACGAGGTCGACTACAAGATCCCGGGCAACGACGACGCGATCCGCTCCGTCACCCTGCTCACCCGCGTGATCGCCGACGCCGTCGCCGAGGGCCTCATCGCCCGCTCCGGCGCTGCGACCGGCGACCAGAAGCCGGGCGAGAAGGCTGCCTCCGAGCCGCTCGCCGAGTGGGAGCGTGACCTGCTCGACGGTGAGAAGAAGGACGGCGCCGAGGTCGTCCAGACCTCTGCCGAGACCGAGAAGGTCGCGGACGCCGAGGCCGCTGCCGAGACTCCGGCCGCCGAGGCGCCCGCTGCCGAGGCCCCTGCCGCCGAGGCGCCCGCCGCCCCGGCCGCGGACGCCGAGCAGGCCTGA